In one window of Candidatus Bathyarchaeota archaeon DNA:
- a CDS encoding adenylate kinase family protein, producing MNDRRAIIIAGVPGVGKTTVARALAERFGWQNIGVSELVVREGSLLGKDDHRDTDIVDLSRLNEIMAEAISASDGPLIIEGHYAYDVVPSSLVYCAIVLRRAPWIIKEELQGRGYSDEKTHENVEAELLDVPLVEAIDALGPDLICEVDTTGRTPGETLDEVIGIIKGTRLCRYNLVDWLGSPEARVLLGVK from the coding sequence ATGAATGATCGGAGAGCTATAATCATCGCCGGTGTCCCGGGAGTAGGAAAAACCACCGTAGCTAGGGCTTTGGCGGAGAGGTTTGGATGGCAGAATATCGGCGTCTCAGAGCTCGTAGTCAGGGAGGGCTCTTTATTGGGCAAAGATGATCATAGGGACACAGACATCGTAGACCTCTCCAGACTTAATGAGATAATGGCTGAGGCGATCTCTGCATCGGATGGCCCCCTTATCATCGAGGGACACTATGCATATGACGTGGTCCCTAGTAGCCTCGTTTACTGCGCAATCGTGCTGAGGAGGGCTCCCTGGATCATAAAGGAAGAGCTCCAGGGGAGAGGCTACTCCGACGAGAAAACACACGAGAACGTTGAGGCCGAACTCCTGGACGTGCCCCTAGTCGAGGCTATAGACGCTCTAGGACCCGATTTGATATGCGAAGTGGACACAACCGGTAGGACCCCAGGGGAGACATTAGACGAGGTGATAGGAATCATCAAAGGGACAAGACTATGTCGATATAACCTTGTGGACTGGCTGGGGAGTCCTGAGGCTAGGGTGCTCCTGGGGGTTAAATAG
- a CDS encoding pseudouridine synthase, whose protein sequence is MDSDLKRIRAIADYQFGFGIGEALFPEDTSFERSKRTGKIRFIWIGKTLISALRPTDGFFTFTIAGAERLVSIMNPLECTVTIQDKVAEVIAQGKNVMARHVVSVGGNIRPGDEVIVLDSKKVVQAVGRALLTGKEMSVFQTGVAVRIRRGRDRDR, encoded by the coding sequence ATGGATTCGGATCTCAAACGTATTAGGGCTATCGCTGATTATCAGTTCGGGTTTGGTATCGGCGAAGCACTGTTTCCGGAGGATACCTCATTTGAGCGGTCCAAAAGGACCGGTAAGATCAGGTTCATCTGGATCGGTAAGACCCTCATTTCAGCTCTGAGGCCCACCGACGGGTTCTTTACATTCACCATAGCTGGTGCAGAGAGGCTAGTCTCAATTATGAATCCACTGGAATGCACGGTTACAATCCAGGACAAAGTCGCTGAGGTCATCGCTCAGGGAAAAAATGTGATGGCAAGGCACGTGGTCTCGGTGGGGGGCAACATCAGGCCTGGAGACGAGGTCATAGTTTTAGACTCGAAAAAAGTGGTCCAAGCAGTAGGGCGGGCCCTCCTCACCGGAAAAGAGATGTCCGTTTTCCAGACAGGCGTTGCGGTAAGGATCAGGCGTGGCCGAGATAGAGATCGTTAG
- a CDS encoding Lsm family RNA-binding protein, whose translation MATVASRKFFDELGLLVDKAVKVEINDGNAYEGVLLGYDGGSLGVVLGDVTGDQGTKIHRIFVYGSTITKISALDRPFNLDGLAARLDRVFPKMTRIFYDAGVIVVMDKIRVNESGVIEGSGPSADRVRDIHQRFVNEAS comes from the coding sequence ATGGCCACTGTAGCCAGCAGGAAATTCTTCGACGAGCTTGGACTCCTGGTAGATAAGGCCGTCAAAGTTGAGATCAACGATGGTAACGCCTATGAAGGGGTCCTCTTGGGGTACGACGGAGGGTCCCTTGGCGTTGTCCTAGGCGACGTGACCGGGGATCAGGGGACAAAAATCCACAGGATCTTTGTCTACGGGTCCACTATCACTAAGATATCTGCCTTGGATCGACCCTTTAATCTAGACGGGCTCGCAGCGAGACTCGATAGGGTCTTCCCCAAGATGACTCGAATCTTCTATGACGCTGGGGTCATCGTCGTCATGGACAAGATCAGGGTTAACGAGTCTGGGGTGATCGAGGGGAGCGGTCCCTCTGCGGACAGGGTCCGCGACATCCATCAAAGGTTCGTTAATGAGGCATC
- a CDS encoding DUF1922 domain-containing protein, which produces MVSCKRCNNLLLGDTRHRTRACPHCGLRMVLRGQKVLARTEFSQDAVAMIQELKKRDVK; this is translated from the coding sequence GTGGTGAGCTGTAAAAGATGTAACAACCTTCTACTAGGGGACACGCGGCACAGAACCCGGGCATGTCCCCATTGCGGCCTTAGGATGGTGCTTCGGGGACAGAAGGTGTTGGCGAGGACAGAGTTCTCCCAGGATGCGGTAGCGATGATCCAAGAGCTCAAGAAGAGGGACGTAAAATAA
- a CDS encoding multiprotein bridging factor aMBF1, with protein sequence MRCEVCGDEIRGQPQRRVIEGGRLTVCGRCAGFGSSEWSPNMPSRRRRGGSPPPPRRPRSEVEATEGLELIIDYGVTIRKARQKKRLNIEDFSRMIREKESVIKKLEQESLNPDRKLIKKLENALNIKLLEASTPTAVPVARRVSSGRTLGDLWKQSQAEEDEDED encoded by the coding sequence ATGCGTTGTGAAGTCTGCGGAGACGAGATCAGGGGACAACCCCAAAGGAGGGTCATCGAGGGTGGAAGACTCACTGTCTGCGGCCGATGCGCCGGCTTCGGATCAAGTGAGTGGTCTCCTAACATGCCTTCCCGGAGGAGAAGGGGCGGATCACCGCCGCCCCCGAGGCGCCCTAGAAGTGAGGTGGAGGCTACCGAGGGACTAGAGCTCATTATAGACTACGGGGTGACGATCAGAAAGGCCAGGCAGAAGAAAAGATTGAATATTGAGGACTTTTCGCGGATGATTAGGGAGAAAGAGTCCGTAATCAAAAAACTCGAGCAGGAGTCCCTAAACCCGGATCGAAAGCTCATCAAGAAGCTAGAGAACGCCCTTAACATCAAACTTCTGGAGGCCTCAACACCCACTGCTGTGCCGGTGGCCAGGAGGGTATCCAGCGGGAGGACCCTGGGGGACCTCTGGAAGCAGAGTCAAGCCGAGGAAGATGAAGACGAAGACTAA